In Monodelphis domestica isolate mMonDom1 chromosome 1, mMonDom1.pri, whole genome shotgun sequence, the sequence GTTAGAAGGCTCAGTATCATCATCCTGGGAATGGTAGTTTTCTTCCCGTCAGAAGCTTCTTGATGGCCCCTTTAATGTCTTGATTTCTCAGACTATAGATGAAGGGGTTCAGCATTGGTGTTACAACAGTATACATGATTGACATGACTGTCTCCTTGACTGTGGAATTGTTGGATGAAGGGCATAAGTAGAGGCCAATGATTGTTCCATAGAAGAGAGAAACCACTGAGAGGTGGGAGCCACAGGTAGAGAAAGCTTTGCAGATGCCCCTGACGGAGGGGACCCTGAGGATAGAAGAGAGGATACGGGCATAAGATGCAACAATTAGTAGGAATGGTACTACAAGGACAAGCCCCCCAAAGATGAAGATCATGAGCTCATTGATGTGGACGTCTGAAGAGGCCAGTTTTAACAGGGCAGACAAGTCACAGAAGAAGTGGGAAATTATGTTGTTGGAAGAGAAAGTTACTTGGGATATAAGCAAGGTGTGCAGCAAGACATGAAAGGTTGTCAGGACCCAGGAGAGCAGCACAAGAGCACTGCATAGCTTGGGGTTCATGATGACAGTATAGTGCAGTGGGTCACAAATGGCCACATAGCGGTCAAAGGCCATGGCCACCAGAAGGAAGCTTTCTAGgtctccaaagaagaggaagaaatacatttggGTCAGACAGCCAGTGTAGGAGATGGCTGGTTTCTTGTTCTGCATGTTCATCAGCATTTTGGGAATGGTCACAGAGGAGAAGCACATATCAGAGAATGATAGGTTGCTGAGGAAGAGATACATAGGTGTGTGCAGGTGGGAGTCCACAAGGATCAAGAAAATGATGATCAAGTTCCCCAAAACTGTAATGAGGTACATAGCCAGAAAGAGGGTATACAAAGGAACCTTCATCTCTGGTTGTATTGGCAGGCCCAAAAGAAGGAACTCAGAGATTATGGTTTGGTTCcccttttcatcatgaatttgcttcatctgaaagaaaaaaacatatcaattattcatttaaaatagtaATTTCAAGAAATTGTCCTTGTTCATGAGACATAGTTCCTAGAGTTTCAGAACTGGAAGAATCTGAGAGATCACCAAGTTCaacttctatttttataaatgaggaaactgagataaagagaAATTATTCGATTTAGGTTCTAGTGGCTGATATGGGATTAGAATCTAGATGCCCTGCTTATTACTCCTCTTAATATGTCTTTTCCtacttatctattttttaaagttcatgtcTTTCAAAGAATTAGATAtcaagggaatgtccatcaattgtggaatgactgaacaagttgttatatatgattgtgatagaatactattgtgctataagaaatgatgagcaggatgctttcagaaaatcctgggaagactagcctgaactgatgcaaagtcaagTCAGCAAAACCcatgagaacattatatacaataacagTAATACTGGATCAcaatcagctgtgaatgacttagctagtCTCAGTAacacaatgattcaagacaattttgAAGAACTTGCAATGAAATATGGTACCTActttggagaaaagagaaattataagaaaattcagcaaggcaagaagctggagattgatcagctgtcagtcaaatgaagattccatttagAATGGTACCggaaaaagcagtttggagcgAAGCCAATGATGACTAATTTTGGGGGACTTGGCTTAGggcttttggctgatggtggtgactttgagggaagaagctgggtttatctctgggacttgggataatcatgCTGGATGTGGCCtgactgatttgaaggcagaagaaggaggaCAATAGttcatatatctctctctgagtTGTTATGTTTTATgttagtgactgaattgccatttctctcaatatcctccaacatGAAGAcgcactgtagataatagggaaaaaaccCCAACCCCCTTACCTTCATTATCATTATAGATTTTTTCCCAATATACCCTAATTTGAGATAAAGAACAGaaaggagtatttcctctgaaacatcatagctcaccctgagtgacttagaaggagggtgaagaaaaagggggaaagggaaaacgaaggggaaaaaaagggaggaagggagactgggagagggaggaagggaggtataaagggagaagggtaggcaaaagaagataactacctgatccattagttgtctagtatccatcaaatattccccctccaatattatctattccACTACTtgcagagaaataactgatagaATATGAATGAAGTTTGAACCATACacttcttactttatttttcttgtttatttttcatccattttgtttCACAATATGTTTAATTTGgacatatgttttgcatgactgcacaagcataatgtatataaaattggttttcttttaagtgaggggagtggggaaggagactatagggaaataaaaaaaaattaaagtttgtgaaaattgtttttacatgtaattgttaaaaatatAGTATTAAAATACTGAAACAATTTAAGTTCATGCCATTGATTAGGAACTGACCAAAAATGGGATGGCCTGACTTGAAAATCAGTGGGCATTTGTTATAGAGAATGCTCGAGTCGACTGAATGGATACTGTTAGAAGATAGCTAGTTTGAAGTAATCACATAGCCCCCTTGTATTAACCTTTTCTTGactatgaaaagagaaaaattgctTAATCCCTTCTGATTTGTATCCCAGATTAGGAACTTCTGTGCCCCCTATCCAAGCTCAGAAAATCCCCTCTGACTCCTCTAGTACTCCTTCTGATCCTGCTGATGCCTCTCTTCTCAGGTCAGGTTTCTAAATAAAGGTTTTGGAACAAAAATGGTGGGAAAATACAGGTAAACTTGAATTATATTCCAATCTCAAAAGTTTCCTCACTGTGTGATCTTAAGGAAGTTGTTttatctctgcttcagtttccttatctgtaaggagaaaaataatgatgGCATCCATGTCTCAGAGTTGTGGTTAGGACcaaattatataataatgattttaaatgcttAACAGAGTGATTcgattatattatataatgtataaatgttgactattataatttctttaactGCATGTAATAGCATACCTGGTTTTAGATGTGATTAGTATAAAATGTCAAAGGTAATAAGATTAATGATTTTTATGTAGAATAATTTGCAAATGCATTCAGTTAAATTGGTATgtgacttgttttgttttgttttcatgttttaaATACATGATATTGTGCATGCTATTACtgtatttctaattttttcatacTGTGAAATTTGAGAGgctattgtattagaaatgctgtCAGACaaggttatttttatttagatactGTTTGACTGTGAATTGAGCTTTTAATAGAATGTGATAAAAAGATTTAAATCTGTCAAATATTTAATGGGACATATTTTGTATAAAACAGATAATAATAAGAAGCTTGCTGTAATAAATGGTgagttttcatttgaaaaatttttGTCAATCtcttataaaaattatgaaaaaatataggGTAGTGTAAAGACATGACTTTAAAACATTAATATAAGTCAACTAAACCCCAGAAAATGATTTGTTTCAAtttataagtaaaaaataaata encodes:
- the LOC103106813 gene encoding olfactory receptor 1E5-like — its product is MIMKGNQTIISEFLLLGLPIQPEMKVPLYTLFLAMYLITVLGNLIIIFLILVDSHLHTPMYLFLSNLSFSDMCFSSVTIPKMLMNMQNKKPAISYTGCLTQMYFFLFFGDLESFLLVAMAFDRYVAICDPLHYTVIMNPKLCSALVLLSWVLTTFHVLLHTLLISQVTFSSNNIISHFFCDLSALLKLASSDVHINELMIFIFGGLVLVVPFLLIVASYARILSSILRVPSVRGICKAFSTCGSHLSVVSLFYGTIIGLYLCPSSNNSTVKETVMSIMYTVVTPMLNPFIYSLRNQDIKGAIKKLLTGRKLPFPG